The genome window CCTGATTTTCTTTTTGTTGGAGTCAAAGCGTGGAGAGCGGAAAGAGATATCGTAGGTTTGCCATTGAAGTGGAGGGGCACACATATTGATACGGGGATTCGCCACCTTGTAAATTCCCCCGCATTCATTGTCCCGCCCTTCAAGGCCGTAACTGTCCAAAACCTGAATCTCGTACCGTCCCTGGAGATAGACGCCGCTGTTCCCCCGGTCCTGTCCCCGGGCTTCGGGCATAAAGGGAGTCCGGAATTCGACGTGGAGCCGGAAATCAGTGAATTTCCTCCTGGTAACGATTGAGCCCGAGCCTGGTTTGACTTCCATCGCACCATCAACAAGCCTCCACTGAACCCGTTTTTTTCTGAGATTGTTCAGGATGCGGTTGAGGAGACCTCGTGAGGATGGAAGTTGCTCCCATTCCAGGAAATCGGTGCCGTCAAATAATGTGATGGCTTCTTCCGATGTTTTTGCCCCCAGGGTGGCGGAGAGACGTTTGACTTTTTCCATCTGAAATACGCCCGCTTCGCCGCTCCCGGACTTGAGAGAACCACTGAATTGTTCTTGCCGAATGCTGCCCGTCA of Candidatus Neomarinimicrobiota bacterium contains these proteins:
- a CDS encoding DUF1080 domain-containing protein codes for the protein MRMRSHRSMIALAATFTLLTPSHEARDPWDQESLRRVAAEDPVAVMGDYEGYSSMNDGTEAPLAAQVVAMGNGEYRARVSRVFGEWEELGAILDGEEKDDAVVFGGIIEQGEYTGLELTGSIRQEQFSGSLKSGSGEAGVFQMEKVKRLSATLGAKTSEEAITLFDGTDFLEWEQLPSSRGLLNRILNNLRKKRVQWRLVDGAMEVKPGSGSIVTRRKFTDFRLHVEFRTPFMPEARGQDRGNSGVYLQGRYEIQVLDSYGLEGRDNECGGIYKVANPRINMCAPPLQWQTYDISFRSPRFDSNKKKIRSATVTVLHNGVEIHKDVEVDFPTGGEVDSDISQAGGIFFQDHGNRVRYRNVWLEEIGE